A part of Paenibacillus donghaensis genomic DNA contains:
- a CDS encoding radical SAM/SPASM domain-containing protein, whose product MQPSSRVALDAKSFEALKRTIKNVVVPHRERKLDPGFKTVMPEIMSLKLTNRCNLRCKHCYQWNESGYHHDMDKAEQNLDMRLDMIRELLEETDEAQSRLYLWGGEPLFHRDTQQILELLKAHPRDTTICTNAYLITKYEEELCAISDNLELLIPIEGFEEEHDFLRGKGSFQKVVENVDRLLALREQGKFRGRISVHNVINDNMIGRLYELVEFFEQKGVDLVLLCFPWYISTETSLEMDRFYDEHFQWLAELSPDHRSSWHAFKYHIKPGNVARLTEDLKRINAHTWNNTRIRYQPGLDFDEIEDFVAGKPMASRSTSKCLALSTRVDIAPNGSVSACKFFSELSIGNVNEQSLTDIWNSERYDRLRRILDEGLSPACSKCNVLYLNTYSALTHV is encoded by the coding sequence ATGCAACCAAGCAGCAGAGTGGCGCTGGACGCCAAGTCCTTCGAAGCGCTGAAACGCACCATCAAGAATGTAGTCGTTCCTCATAGAGAGCGGAAGCTTGATCCAGGCTTCAAGACGGTGATGCCGGAAATTATGTCGCTCAAGCTGACCAACCGTTGTAATCTTCGTTGCAAGCATTGCTATCAGTGGAATGAATCCGGCTACCACCATGATATGGACAAGGCCGAGCAGAATCTCGACATGAGGCTGGACATGATCCGCGAATTGCTAGAGGAGACCGATGAAGCACAGTCCAGGTTGTATTTGTGGGGCGGAGAGCCGCTGTTTCACCGCGATACACAGCAAATTCTGGAGCTTCTCAAGGCGCACCCTAGAGATACAACAATTTGTACCAATGCCTATCTGATCACTAAATATGAAGAGGAGCTGTGTGCGATCTCGGACAATCTGGAACTGCTGATTCCGATTGAGGGTTTCGAGGAAGAACATGATTTCCTGCGGGGTAAAGGCTCTTTTCAAAAAGTGGTCGAGAATGTGGACCGGCTGCTCGCCCTGCGGGAGCAAGGCAAGTTCAGAGGCAGAATATCGGTGCATAATGTGATCAATGACAATATGATTGGCAGGCTGTACGAACTGGTGGAATTCTTCGAGCAAAAGGGTGTCGATCTGGTGCTGCTCTGCTTCCCCTGGTATATATCCACTGAGACCAGTCTGGAAATGGACCGGTTCTATGACGAGCACTTCCAGTGGCTTGCCGAGCTAAGCCCGGACCACCGCAGCAGTTGGCATGCCTTCAAGTATCATATCAAACCCGGCAATGTGGCCAGGCTGACGGAAGACCTGAAACGGATCAATGCCCACACCTGGAATAATACCCGCATCCGTTACCAGCCGGGACTGGACTTCGATGAGATTGAGGATTTCGTGGCCGGCAAGCCGATGGCGTCCCGCAGCACCTCGAAATGTCTGGCGCTCAGCACCCGGGTCGATATTGCCCCGAATGGCAGTGTCAGCGCCTGCAAGTTTTTTTCTGAACTGTCCATCGGCAATGTGAACGAGCAATCCCTGACGGATATTTGGAACTCCGAGCGTTATGACCGGCTGCGGCGGATTCTGGATGAAGGGTTGTCCCCGGCCTGTTCCAAATGCAATGTGCTGTATCTGAATACCTATTCGGCACTGACACATGTATGA
- a CDS encoding acyl carrier protein, producing MKQKVIEIIAEIKEDPALLQTLDGTSDLTIDAALDSLQIINFILRIEDEFNVEVDFDTFDLEHLKSVDSFTGYVAGLAG from the coding sequence ATGAAGCAAAAAGTTATTGAAATCATAGCGGAAATCAAGGAGGACCCCGCGCTGTTGCAAACGCTGGACGGCACCTCCGATTTGACGATTGACGCTGCCCTGGATTCACTCCAGATTATTAATTTTATTCTAAGGATCGAAGATGAGTTTAATGTCGAAGTTGATTTCGATACCTTTGACCTGGAACATTTGAAATCGGTGGACAGTTTCACAGGTTATGTTGCCGGACTTGCCGGATAA
- a CDS encoding UDP-glucuronosyltransferase, with the protein MRDTVTILCSGFGLGFYVPGLLVERALKALGIKAEVEVFESLMSEDKKKTTDDSRKAYRENFAVALTSQKIPWDIRNSLDPTGVKVLFERWRGEGRQHFITLSGHWVHVLDMYREKAAYEVMADLLYIDADPSPSWKNLCKLNPGYAQGYYEMNMYDRVKREVLCRIETGIEPLPVPARNGRLVVHGGGWGIGTFREKFAELEAAGYLLDIAAYSNEEIGEEIHGRHYYMNDPQWRTWLRDSGGQYTFPPFAKVSASGENRFPPCQHYQEGMYGVIRQASAVISKPGGGALVDSLSSGTPLVLLDPFGPHEKINSDLWVELGFGIRYDQWKQAGFDRELLRRLSENILTSRERYPDYAKSYAERLYAAERRS; encoded by the coding sequence ATGAGGGATACAGTGACAATTCTATGTTCTGGCTTTGGGTTGGGCTTCTATGTTCCCGGTCTGCTGGTTGAACGGGCGCTGAAGGCTTTGGGAATCAAGGCGGAGGTGGAGGTCTTCGAAAGCTTAATGTCTGAGGATAAGAAGAAGACGACAGATGACAGCCGCAAAGCCTACAGGGAGAATTTTGCCGTGGCGCTGACTTCGCAAAAAATACCGTGGGACATCCGAAACAGCCTTGATCCCACCGGAGTCAAAGTGTTATTTGAACGTTGGCGCGGGGAAGGAAGACAGCATTTCATTACACTCTCCGGACACTGGGTTCATGTGCTGGATATGTACCGGGAGAAGGCTGCTTATGAAGTCATGGCCGATTTGCTCTACATTGATGCGGACCCTTCTCCTTCCTGGAAGAACCTCTGCAAGCTGAACCCCGGATATGCGCAGGGCTACTATGAAATGAATATGTATGACCGTGTGAAGCGGGAGGTGCTGTGCAGAATTGAAACGGGTATCGAGCCGCTGCCTGTGCCAGCAAGGAATGGCCGATTGGTTGTGCATGGCGGAGGTTGGGGAATCGGAACATTCCGTGAAAAATTCGCTGAGCTGGAGGCGGCGGGCTACTTGCTTGATATAGCCGCTTACAGCAATGAGGAGATTGGCGAGGAAATTCACGGAAGACACTACTATATGAATGATCCGCAGTGGCGGACATGGCTCCGTGACAGCGGCGGACAATACACTTTCCCTCCCTTTGCCAAGGTAAGCGCCAGTGGGGAGAACCGTTTCCCACCTTGTCAGCACTATCAAGAAGGCATGTATGGTGTCATCCGCCAGGCCTCGGCAGTCATCAGTAAGCCGGGTGGAGGTGCCTTGGTTGATTCACTGTCTTCTGGGACTCCGCTCGTGCTGCTGGACCCGTTCGGTCCCCATGAGAAAATCAACAGCGATCTCTGGGTCGAGCTTGGCTTCGGTATCCGTTATGACCAGTGGAAGCAGGCCGGCTTTGACCGTGAGCTGCTGCGGAGGTTATCTGAGAACATCCTGACATCCAGAGAGCGGTATCCTGATTATGCCAAGAGCTATGCAGAACGTCTGTATGCAGCAGAAAGGAGAAGCTAA
- a CDS encoding Gfo/Idh/MocA family oxidoreductase, whose product MQCAVSEYLFGTDTCMRTEGGTHTYRLGILGASNIVRAALLEPARYVDVITLSAIANRTPEKAAELAHAYNIPQVAGSLEELLEMKELDAVYIALSNDLHAEWALKALAAGKHVLVEKPIALTPAEAEQLRQASAQPAAPKLVEGLMVAHHPWQQALRSMIDSGQYGQLRSLKTRITIPAKDKHSGNYRSVKQKGGGAFADLGCYWLQFLENAVGLQYVLSSGQSQFDGPDGCDWTFQAALKYDSGLDAECLISFELPYRASHTLYFDQTVLTVPDFLRPLKGFYPMKIRHDLPDDRSTVHDFEPMNYYVNQLQAFAKIMDGTREAGLERSLERVTLQARIVAVAEQAWSYK is encoded by the coding sequence ATGCAATGTGCTGTATCTGAATACCTATTCGGCACTGACACATGTATGAGGACTGAAGGTGGGACACACACTTACAGGCTAGGAATTCTCGGTGCTTCGAATATTGTGAGGGCTGCCCTGCTGGAACCGGCTCGATATGTTGATGTAATTACCTTGTCCGCTATTGCCAACCGCACCCCAGAGAAGGCCGCGGAACTAGCCCACGCGTACAACATACCCCAAGTTGCAGGCAGTCTTGAGGAGTTGCTGGAAATGAAGGAGCTGGATGCGGTATATATCGCCCTCAGCAACGACCTTCATGCCGAGTGGGCTCTCAAGGCACTGGCGGCCGGCAAACATGTGCTGGTTGAGAAGCCGATTGCCTTGACTCCCGCAGAGGCGGAACAGTTGAGACAGGCTTCGGCACAGCCAGCAGCCCCGAAGCTTGTCGAAGGCCTGATGGTGGCCCATCATCCTTGGCAGCAGGCGCTCAGATCCATGATTGATTCAGGTCAATACGGCCAGCTGCGCAGCCTGAAGACCCGCATAACCATTCCTGCCAAGGACAAGCATTCCGGGAATTACCGCAGCGTCAAGCAGAAAGGCGGGGGTGCCTTTGCCGACCTGGGCTGCTACTGGCTACAGTTCCTGGAGAACGCAGTAGGGCTTCAGTATGTGCTATCCTCCGGCCAGTCGCAATTTGACGGTCCGGATGGCTGCGACTGGACCTTTCAGGCTGCGCTTAAGTATGACAGCGGGCTGGACGCGGAATGTCTGATCTCCTTTGAGCTGCCTTACCGCGCCTCGCATACCCTGTATTTTGATCAGACGGTGCTGACGGTACCCGATTTCTTACGGCCGCTCAAAGGGTTCTATCCCATGAAAATACGCCATGATCTGCCGGATGACCGCAGTACAGTTCACGATTTTGAGCCGATGAATTATTACGTGAACCAGCTTCAAGCTTTTGCTAAAATCATGGACGGGACCCGTGAAGCTGGACTTGAGCGTTCCTTGGAACGGGTGACTCTTCAAGCGCGAATTGTGGCTGTGGCCGAACAGGCCTGGAGCTATAAGTAA
- a CDS encoding AraC family transcriptional regulator — protein sequence MEVFPVVAGEYLFDTNSPVQVLLTEESLTSVLHQHDFMEIAYVLKGEGIQLIDGDKIRVAKGDLFVIPPGVSHVFQPLDLSGTQPLRILNCMLSPEVFKLPSALLAHFTGPFNEEQQRRLRLLEEQKSWFGYREQGMELAVLFRRMQDLHNNTSADPLRLYPLLLELLRIVEPCAGVPFTDQLQQADDPLHDVILYMVSNFKRRISLKEISRYISMSSRQFQRLFKLKTGKSYIQVFQEIRMKYSCALLMFTDLGIQKIALEVGIGDMKYFYRLFREYSGMTPGNYRNWGHSHSTTVREMISYAEHPAR from the coding sequence ATGGAAGTTTTTCCGGTAGTTGCTGGGGAATATCTATTTGACACAAATTCACCGGTTCAAGTACTGCTGACCGAAGAATCGCTCACATCTGTTCTCCACCAGCATGATTTCATGGAGATTGCTTATGTGCTTAAGGGAGAAGGCATCCAGCTTATTGACGGGGACAAAATACGGGTTGCGAAGGGCGATCTGTTTGTCATCCCGCCCGGGGTGTCCCATGTGTTTCAGCCCCTGGATCTGAGTGGAACACAGCCACTGCGAATCCTGAACTGTATGCTGAGTCCCGAGGTGTTCAAACTTCCCTCCGCATTGCTGGCGCACTTCACGGGACCGTTCAATGAAGAACAGCAACGCCGGTTGCGGCTGCTGGAAGAACAGAAGTCCTGGTTCGGATACCGCGAGCAGGGAATGGAACTGGCGGTCTTGTTCCGCCGCATGCAGGATCTACATAACAACACATCGGCAGACCCACTGCGGCTGTATCCCTTATTATTGGAGCTTCTAAGGATTGTGGAGCCTTGTGCGGGAGTTCCTTTCACAGACCAGTTACAGCAGGCAGATGATCCGCTGCATGATGTAATTCTATATATGGTCAGCAATTTCAAGCGGAGAATCTCGTTGAAGGAGATCAGCCGCTATATTTCCATGAGCTCGCGCCAATTTCAAAGACTGTTCAAGCTGAAGACCGGCAAGTCCTATATCCAGGTGTTTCAGGAAATCCGTATGAAATACAGCTGTGCCCTGCTGATGTTTACGGACCTTGGCATTCAGAAGATTGCGCTTGAGGTCGGGATTGGAGATATGAAATACTTCTACCGATTGTTCCGCGAATACAGCGGGATGACGCCGGGGAATTACCGCAATTGGGGGCACAGCCACTCCACAACTGTCAGGGAGATGATAAGTTATGCTGAACATCCTGCCCGTTAA